A stretch of the Musa acuminata AAA Group cultivar baxijiao chromosome BXJ2-7, Cavendish_Baxijiao_AAA, whole genome shotgun sequence genome encodes the following:
- the LOC103991935 gene encoding homeobox-leucine zipper protein HOX7-like — protein MIQEEECDVVLRLAVGGGEKTPVREISERLMRPANEREEAEGTRRKLRLSEEQLSLLEDSFRAHNTLAHVCTPVSSILVIPMDFSSCFRGLIIDLSWQDQKRELAQRLHLQPRRKLKQTEENCESLRKCCQRLTNENRRLKRELMGLRAARLITCSSCEKIARDEKKTINS, from the exons ATGATACAAGAGGAGGAGTGCGACGTAGTCCTCCGTCTCGCAGTAGGAGGCGGGGAGAAGACTCCAGTTCGAGAGATCTCGGAGAGGCTCATGAGACCGGCAAACGAGAGAGAGGAGGCGGAAGGCACGAGAAGGAAGCTGAGGCTCTCCGAAGAGCAGCTGAGCTTGCTTGAAGATAGCTTCAGAGCCCACAACACGCTCGCCCATGTCTGCACCCCTGTATCATCCATCCTTGTTATACCCATGGATTTCAGCTCTTGCTTCCGCGGGCTAATCATCGACCTCTCTTGGCAGGACCAGAAGCGAGAGCTGGCGCAGAGGTTGCACTTACAGCCAAG GAGGAAACTGAAGCAGACCGAAGAGAACTGTGAGTCCCTGAGGAAGTGCTGCCAGAGGCTCACCAACGAGAACAGAAGACTCAAGAGGGAGTTGATGGGGCTGAGGGCAGCGAGGCTAATAACGTGTTCCTCGTGCGAGAAGATAGCGAGGGACGAGAAGAAGACCATTAATTCCTGA
- the LOC103991922 gene encoding ribulose bisphosphate carboxylase small subunit, chloroplastic 3, producing MSAAFLSAGAVAGYVGLRADASAKRFPEKDCSVGWRSRTVSNGFRTRCMKTWNPFNNNKYEALSYLPPLSKESIAKEVDYMIAKGYIPCLEFDEVGQVHRTNSRIPGYYDGRYWTLWKLPMFGCTDPALVLEEIEECKQVYPNAYIRLLSFDSQRQCQCMSFVIQKPTSATVANA from the exons ATGTCAGCTGCGTTCCTTTCTGCTGGGGCGGTCGCCGGCTACGTCGGCCTGAGGGCTGATGCTTCAGCTAAGCGTTTTCCAGAGAAAGACTGCTCCGTTGGGTGGCGATCGAGGACCGTCTCCAATGGCTTCAGAACTCGGTGCATGAAG ACATGGAACCCATTCAATAACAACAAGTACGAGGCGCTTTCTTACCTGCCACCCCTCTCCAAGGAATCAATAGCGAAGGAGGTTGATTACATGATAGCTAAAGGATATATCCCCTGCTTGGAATTTGATGAG GTGGGACAAGTGCACAGGACCAATAGCCGAATACCGGGCTACTACGACGGAAGGTATTGGACACTCTGGAAGCTACCAATGTTCGGATGCACGGACCCAGCCCTAGTCCTTGAGGAGATCGAAGAATGTAAGCAGGTTTATCCTAATGCTTACATTCGCCTCCTGTCCTTCGACAGCCAGCGACAGTGCCAGTGCATGTCATTTGTCATCCAGAAACCCACATCCGCCACTGTTGCTAATGCCTAA
- the LOC103991921 gene encoding uncharacterized protein LOC103991921 isoform X2, which yields MPNRDLGLGFSRFLGSDGLLPSLGNRGIFKKVCSRFLPIDIALLGISLIKKKIVMASFTSDKKAVKVNPYVDWVNIKLDFDWKDVTCSICLDFPHNGVLLLCSSYDKGCRPFICDTDQNHSNCLERFKSAHGVPAVAKDISASNGVSMVCIQDISSSPSSQPTCPLCRGDVTGWLIINEARVYLNTKKRCCEEKHCEYVGNFSELQKHAQLKHPHSRPSEIDPAQQLNWENFQQSSEIIDVLSTIHAEVPHGVVLGDYVIEYGDAEAGDEYEDFHRNRGKWWTSCISCRVFPKFRRNRQRSSGGVRSSHGSSSDGSYRGEGSSRSVDIREYRFAETDDELAWTGVGAATSLMIPSHYRYGRHQSRVYYR from the exons ATGCCAAATAGAGATCTAGGGTTGGGGTTTTCACGTTTTCTGGGATCTGACGGCCTCTTACCTTCTCTGGGAAACCGAGGGATCTTTAAGAAGGTTTGCTCTCGCTTTCTTCCGATCGATATCGCCCTATTGGGCATCAGTTTGATCAAG AAAAAAATTGTGATGGCTTCATTCACATCTGACAAGAAGGCAGTCAAGGTGAACCCCTATGTGGACTGGGTCAACATAAAATTGGATTTTGATTGGAAAGATGTGACTTGCTCGATCTGTTTGGATTTTCCTCACAATGGGGTACTACTCCTATGCTCTTCATATGACAAGGGGTGTCGGCCGTTCATATGTGATACTGATCAAAACCACTCAAATTGTTTGGAGAGGTTTAAAAGTGCACACGGAGTGCCTGCTGTTGCAAAAGACATATCAGCTTCAAATGGTGTTTCTATGGTATGCATTCAGGACATCTCTTCGAGCCCCAGCAGCCAACCAACCTGCCCACTGTGTAGGGGAGATGTAACAGGGTGGCTCATTATCAACGAGGCCCGTGTCTACTTGAACACGAAGAAACGATGTTGTGAAGAGAAACATTGTGAATATGTTGGAAACTTTTCTGAGCTTCAGAAACATGCTCAATTGAAACACCCACATTCACGCCCTTCTGAAATTGATCCTGCACAACAACTAAACTGGGAAAATTTCCAGCAGTCGTCTGAGATCATAGATGTTTTGAGCACTATACACGCAGAAGTACCCCATGGAGTGGTTTTGGGTGATTATGTCATCGAATATGGAGATGCAGAAGCTGGTGATGAATATGAGGATTTCCATAGGAACAGGGGCAAATGGTGGACGTCTTGTATATCTTGTAGGGTGTTTCCGAAATTTAGGAGAAATCGACAAAGATCCAGTGGAGGTGTACGAAGCAGTCATGGGTCAAGTTCGGATGGATCGTATCGAGGTGAAGGTTCTTCAAGATCTGTAGATATAAGAGAGTATAGATTTGCTGAAACTGATGATGAACTTGCATGGACTGGTGTTGGTGCTGCAACATCACTGATGATTCCCAGCCATTACAG ATATGGGAGGCACCAGTCCCGTGTCTATTACCGATGA
- the LOC103991921 gene encoding uncharacterized protein LOC103991921 isoform X1, whose product MPNRDLGLGFSRFLGSDGLLPSLGNRGIFKKVCSRFLPIDIALLGISLIKKKIVMASFTSDKKAVKVNPYVDWVNIKLDFDWKDVTCSICLDFPHNGVLLLCSSYDKGCRPFICDTDQNHSNCLERFKSAHGVPAVAKDISASNGVSMVCIQDISSSPSSQPTCPLCRGDVTGWLIINEARVYLNTKKRCCEEKHCEYVGNFSELQKHAQLKHPHSRPSEIDPAQQLNWENFQQSSEIIDVLSTIHAEVPHGVVLGDYVIEYGDAEAGDEYEDFHRNRGKWWTSCISCRVFPKFRRNRQRSSGGVRSSHGSSSDGSYRGEGSSRSVDIREYRFAETDDELAWTGVGAATSLMIPSHYRWEYGRHQSRVYYR is encoded by the exons ATGCCAAATAGAGATCTAGGGTTGGGGTTTTCACGTTTTCTGGGATCTGACGGCCTCTTACCTTCTCTGGGAAACCGAGGGATCTTTAAGAAGGTTTGCTCTCGCTTTCTTCCGATCGATATCGCCCTATTGGGCATCAGTTTGATCAAG AAAAAAATTGTGATGGCTTCATTCACATCTGACAAGAAGGCAGTCAAGGTGAACCCCTATGTGGACTGGGTCAACATAAAATTGGATTTTGATTGGAAAGATGTGACTTGCTCGATCTGTTTGGATTTTCCTCACAATGGGGTACTACTCCTATGCTCTTCATATGACAAGGGGTGTCGGCCGTTCATATGTGATACTGATCAAAACCACTCAAATTGTTTGGAGAGGTTTAAAAGTGCACACGGAGTGCCTGCTGTTGCAAAAGACATATCAGCTTCAAATGGTGTTTCTATGGTATGCATTCAGGACATCTCTTCGAGCCCCAGCAGCCAACCAACCTGCCCACTGTGTAGGGGAGATGTAACAGGGTGGCTCATTATCAACGAGGCCCGTGTCTACTTGAACACGAAGAAACGATGTTGTGAAGAGAAACATTGTGAATATGTTGGAAACTTTTCTGAGCTTCAGAAACATGCTCAATTGAAACACCCACATTCACGCCCTTCTGAAATTGATCCTGCACAACAACTAAACTGGGAAAATTTCCAGCAGTCGTCTGAGATCATAGATGTTTTGAGCACTATACACGCAGAAGTACCCCATGGAGTGGTTTTGGGTGATTATGTCATCGAATATGGAGATGCAGAAGCTGGTGATGAATATGAGGATTTCCATAGGAACAGGGGCAAATGGTGGACGTCTTGTATATCTTGTAGGGTGTTTCCGAAATTTAGGAGAAATCGACAAAGATCCAGTGGAGGTGTACGAAGCAGTCATGGGTCAAGTTCGGATGGATCGTATCGAGGTGAAGGTTCTTCAAGATCTGTAGATATAAGAGAGTATAGATTTGCTGAAACTGATGATGAACTTGCATGGACTGGTGTTGGTGCTGCAACATCACTGATGATTCCCAGCCATTACAGGTGGGA ATATGGGAGGCACCAGTCCCGTGTCTATTACCGATGA
- the LOC103991921 gene encoding uncharacterized protein LOC103991921 isoform X3, whose product MPNRDLGLGFSRFLGSDGLLPSLGNRGIFKKKKIVMASFTSDKKAVKVNPYVDWVNIKLDFDWKDVTCSICLDFPHNGVLLLCSSYDKGCRPFICDTDQNHSNCLERFKSAHGVPAVAKDISASNGVSMVCIQDISSSPSSQPTCPLCRGDVTGWLIINEARVYLNTKKRCCEEKHCEYVGNFSELQKHAQLKHPHSRPSEIDPAQQLNWENFQQSSEIIDVLSTIHAEVPHGVVLGDYVIEYGDAEAGDEYEDFHRNRGKWWTSCISCRVFPKFRRNRQRSSGGVRSSHGSSSDGSYRGEGSSRSVDIREYRFAETDDELAWTGVGAATSLMIPSHYRWEYGRHQSRVYYR is encoded by the exons ATGCCAAATAGAGATCTAGGGTTGGGGTTTTCACGTTTTCTGGGATCTGACGGCCTCTTACCTTCTCTGGGAAACCGAGGGATCTTTAAGAAG AAAAAAATTGTGATGGCTTCATTCACATCTGACAAGAAGGCAGTCAAGGTGAACCCCTATGTGGACTGGGTCAACATAAAATTGGATTTTGATTGGAAAGATGTGACTTGCTCGATCTGTTTGGATTTTCCTCACAATGGGGTACTACTCCTATGCTCTTCATATGACAAGGGGTGTCGGCCGTTCATATGTGATACTGATCAAAACCACTCAAATTGTTTGGAGAGGTTTAAAAGTGCACACGGAGTGCCTGCTGTTGCAAAAGACATATCAGCTTCAAATGGTGTTTCTATGGTATGCATTCAGGACATCTCTTCGAGCCCCAGCAGCCAACCAACCTGCCCACTGTGTAGGGGAGATGTAACAGGGTGGCTCATTATCAACGAGGCCCGTGTCTACTTGAACACGAAGAAACGATGTTGTGAAGAGAAACATTGTGAATATGTTGGAAACTTTTCTGAGCTTCAGAAACATGCTCAATTGAAACACCCACATTCACGCCCTTCTGAAATTGATCCTGCACAACAACTAAACTGGGAAAATTTCCAGCAGTCGTCTGAGATCATAGATGTTTTGAGCACTATACACGCAGAAGTACCCCATGGAGTGGTTTTGGGTGATTATGTCATCGAATATGGAGATGCAGAAGCTGGTGATGAATATGAGGATTTCCATAGGAACAGGGGCAAATGGTGGACGTCTTGTATATCTTGTAGGGTGTTTCCGAAATTTAGGAGAAATCGACAAAGATCCAGTGGAGGTGTACGAAGCAGTCATGGGTCAAGTTCGGATGGATCGTATCGAGGTGAAGGTTCTTCAAGATCTGTAGATATAAGAGAGTATAGATTTGCTGAAACTGATGATGAACTTGCATGGACTGGTGTTGGTGCTGCAACATCACTGATGATTCCCAGCCATTACAGGTGGGA ATATGGGAGGCACCAGTCCCGTGTCTATTACCGATGA
- the LOC135617281 gene encoding adagio-like protein 1 isoform X2, whose protein sequence is MVSYPCRFLQCRGPFAQRRHPLVDATVVSEIRKCLEEGIEFQGDLLNFRKDGSPLMNRLQLTPIYGDDDIITHYIAIQFFTDTNVELGPLLSSTVKESARPDRLIASYVVQPISAGHGLICRELCSMLQLSDEVLCQKIFSRLSPRDIASVGSVCMRLYELTKNEDLWKMVCQNAWGSETTRALETVPGAKRLGWGRLARELTTLEAAAWRKLRVGGAVEPSRCNFSACAVGNRVFLFGGEGVNMQPMNDTFVLDLNASNPEWRHVKVTSAPPGRWGHTLSCLNGSWLVVFGGCGTQGLLNDVFILDLDAQFPAWREISGLAPPMPRSWHSSCTLDDTKLVVSGGCADSGVLLSDTHLLDVTMEKPVWREIPASWTPPSRLGHSLSVYDGRKILMFGGLAKSGPLRLRSSDVFTMDLSEEEPCWRCITGSGMPGAGNPAGIGPPPRLDHVAVSLPGGRILIFGGSVAGLHSASQLYLLDPTEEKPTWRILNVPGSPPRFAWGHSTCVVGGTRAIVLGGQTGEEWMLSELYELSLASSII, encoded by the coding sequence CCGGTTCTTGCAATGCAGAGGACCATTTGCTCAAAGGCGGCATCCTTTAGTAGATGCCACTGTAGTTTCTGAGATACGGAAGTgccttgaggagggaattgaattCCAAGGTGATCTATTGAATTTTAGGAAGGATGGTTCTCCATTGATGAATAGGCTTCAGCTAACACCAATTTATGGGGATGATGATATCATAACTCATTATATAGCCATTCAGTTCTTCACTGACACAAATGTTGAATTGGGACCTCTACTTAGTTCTACCGTTAAGGAATCTGCCAGACCTGATCGTTTGATAGCTAGTTATGTGGTCCAACCTATTTCAGCTGGTCATGGACTTATCTGTCGTGAACTTTGTAGCATGTTGCAACTGAGTGACGAGGTCTTGTGTCAGAAAATATTTTCAAGGTTGTCTCCAAGAGATATTGCATCTGTTGGTTCTGTATGCATGAGGCTGTATGAACTTACAAAGAATGAGGATCTCTGGAAAATGGTTTGTCAGAATGCATGGGGCAGTGAAACTACTCGTGCATTAGAAACTGTTCCAGGAGCTAAAAGACTTGGTTGGGGAAGACTTGCAAGAGAACTAACCACCCTAGAAGCTGCTGCATGGAGGAAATTGAGAGTTGGAGGTGCTGTGGAGCCATCTCGTTGTAACTTTAGTGCTTGTGCAGTTGGGAATCGGGTTTTTCTTTTTGGTGGAGAAGGTGTTAATATGCAACCAATGAATGATACATTTGTTTTGGATCTGAATGCCAGTAACCCGGAGTGGCGGCATGTCAAAGTAACCTCTGCACCTCCTGGTAGATGGGGTCACACATTATCTTGCTTAAATGGATCTTGGTTGGTTGTGTTTGGTGGTTGTGGTACCCAGGGCTTGCTCAATGATGTCTTCATCCTAGACTTGGATGCCCAATTTCCAGCATGGCGTGAGATATCTGGACTTGCACCTCCCATGCCCAGGTCATGGCATAGTTCTTGCACTCTTGATGACACAAAGTTGGTGGTTTCAGGTGGGTGTGCTGATTCTGGAGTACTTCTCAGTGACACTCACCTATTGGACGTCACAATGGAGAAACCTGTATGGAGGGAGATCCCAGCCTCATGGACACCACCTTCCAGATTAGGGCACTCTCTGTCAGTGTACGATGGGCGTAAAATTCTGATGTTTGGTGGTCTGGCTAAGAGTGGGCCCCTTCGACTTCGATCTAGTGACGTGTTCACCATGGACTTGAGCGAGGAAGAACCCTGTTGGAGGTGTATTACAGGTAGTGGAATGCCTGGTGCTGGGAATCCAGCTGGAATTGGTCCACCACCCCGCCTTGATCATGTGGCTGTTAGCCTTCCTGGAGGGAGAATCTTGATATTCGGAGGATCTGTGGCTGGTCTTCACTCAGCTTCCCAACTTTATCTTCTGGACCCAACCGAAGAGAAACCAACATGGAGGATACTGAATGTACCTGGTTCTCCACCTCGATTTGCTTGGGGCCATAGTACATGTGTTGTTGGAGGAACAAGAGCAATAGTACTTGGTGGCCAAACTGGAGAAGAGTGGATGTTGAGCGAGTTATACGAGCTGTCTTTAGCGAGCTCAATTATTTAA